Proteins encoded by one window of uncultured Celeribacter sp.:
- a CDS encoding TRAP transporter small permease: MAEQLNTDTGQGDTGQGDHTPLFRALRAICLGSAGLGGAVIFAASLAVTLSVVMRNLGLGGIRGDFELVELACAACASLFLPLCQFNKGHVMVDLFTLWLKPVTQRRFDGVWTMIFAVCWAFLTWRLAMGLLEMHDYGDRTMLLRAPVWWVYLPALLGTGLSSIVAFLQGLPMISPAFRGLEVR; the protein is encoded by the coding sequence ATGGCCGAGCAGCTTAACACAGACACTGGGCAGGGAGACACTGGGCAGGGGGATCACACCCCCCTGTTCCGCGCGCTCCGGGCGATTTGCCTTGGCTCTGCGGGGCTTGGCGGCGCGGTGATTTTCGCGGCCTCTCTGGCCGTCACCCTATCGGTGGTGATGCGCAACCTTGGTTTGGGCGGCATTCGCGGGGATTTCGAATTGGTGGAGCTGGCCTGTGCGGCCTGTGCCTCGCTCTTCTTGCCTCTGTGCCAGTTCAACAAGGGGCACGTCATGGTCGATCTCTTCACGCTCTGGCTGAAACCCGTCACCCAGCGCCGGTTCGACGGCGTCTGGACAATGATTTTTGCCGTCTGTTGGGCGTTTCTGACCTGGCGGCTCGCAATGGGACTTTTGGAAATGCATGACTATGGCGACCGCACCATGTTGCTGCGCGCGCCCGTGTGGTGGGTCTATCTGCCTGCGCTTTTGGGCACCGGGCTTTCGTCCATCGTGGCCTTTTTGCAGGGCCTTCCGATGATCAGCCCCGCCTTTCGCGGCCTGGAGGTGCGCTGA
- a CDS encoding TRAP transporter large permease: MEPMTIAILMVVGLLLLIFARMPIALGMGLVGAVGYITLASPYALMAYFNTAWVDKFMSYEFAIVPLFILMGHLATRSGISAAIFAASNAWIGHLRGGLAMASVAGCAMFGSISGSSLATASTMARVALPEMRKHGYSGALASGSLAAGGTLGILIPPSVVLIIYALLTEQNIVKLFLAATIPGILAVIGFCIAIAIYVRLYPSEGPTHQPASFAQRLKALKDIWHVVVIFVIVLGGIYGGFFTPAEGASVGVILMLVAGLLTRGLDGRAILDCLIDTAGSTAMIFAIVFGADIFNVALALSRMPSEVAAYFSAANVAPMVVLMGIIVFYLVMGCLMDSLSMILLTVPVFFPTIMALDFGLMPEQQAMWFGIISLVVVEMGLITPPVGMNLFVISSMAKDIPTSQIFRGTTPFIIAEFFRIAILVSFPVLSYWLVDVVAN; this comes from the coding sequence ATGGAGCCGATGACGATTGCCATTCTGATGGTCGTGGGGCTTTTGCTCCTGATCTTTGCCCGGATGCCGATTGCCTTGGGCATGGGGCTGGTCGGTGCCGTGGGCTATATCACGCTCGCCTCGCCTTACGCGCTCATGGCCTATTTCAACACGGCCTGGGTCGATAAATTTATGTCTTATGAATTTGCGATTGTGCCCTTGTTCATTCTCATGGGGCATCTCGCGACGCGCTCCGGCATCTCTGCCGCGATCTTTGCTGCGTCCAATGCCTGGATCGGCCACCTGCGCGGTGGTCTGGCGATGGCCTCTGTGGCGGGCTGTGCGATGTTCGGGTCCATTTCCGGCTCGTCTCTGGCCACCGCCTCGACCATGGCCCGCGTGGCTCTGCCGGAGATGCGCAAGCATGGCTATTCCGGCGCGCTGGCCTCCGGCTCTCTGGCGGCGGGCGGCACATTGGGCATTCTCATTCCGCCCTCCGTGGTGCTCATCATCTACGCACTTTTGACCGAGCAGAACATCGTGAAACTGTTCCTGGCGGCCACCATTCCCGGTATTCTCGCTGTGATCGGATTCTGTATCGCCATCGCGATCTATGTGCGGCTTTACCCCTCAGAAGGGCCGACCCATCAACCCGCCAGCTTCGCGCAGCGTCTGAAAGCCTTGAAAGACATCTGGCATGTGGTCGTGATCTTCGTCATCGTGCTGGGCGGCATCTATGGCGGGTTCTTTACGCCCGCAGAGGGCGCCTCCGTCGGCGTGATCCTGATGCTGGTCGCGGGGCTTTTGACCCGGGGCCTCGACGGGCGGGCCATTTTGGATTGCCTGATCGACACGGCGGGGTCGACCGCGATGATTTTCGCCATCGTCTTTGGCGCCGACATCTTCAACGTCGCGCTGGCGCTTTCTCGGATGCCCTCCGAAGTGGCCGCCTATTTTTCCGCCGCCAATGTGGCGCCGATGGTGGTGCTGATGGGGATCATCGTTTTCTACCTCGTCATGGGCTGCCTCATGGACAGTCTCTCGATGATCTTGCTCACCGTGCCGGTGTTTTTCCCCACGATCATGGCGCTGGATTTCGGTCTCATGCCGGAACAGCAAGCCATGTGGTTCGGCATCATCTCTTTGGTGGTGGTCGAAATGGGGCTGATCACGCCGCCTGTGGGGATGAACCTTTTTGTCATCTCCTCTATGGCGAAGGACATCCCGACCAGCCAGATTTTCCGCGGCACAACGCCTTTCATCATCGCAGAATTCTTCCGCATCGCCATTCTGGTCAGCTTCCCGGTGCTGAGCTATTGGCTGGTGGATGTGGTGGCCAACTGA
- a CDS encoding MarR family transcriptional regulator → MSKCDKDTEITDQNLRQFVGYTMKRAFLMVREDLARVLEPLGLRMTSFSALAIIKENPDISQSRLAEALYIERSGVVVLVDELESADLIERGRVEGDRRQYALRTTALGDKKWREAERAVAAHEKALFAALSTEERTTLRTLLGRVGRK, encoded by the coding sequence ATGAGCAAGTGCGATAAAGATACCGAAATCACAGACCAGAACCTGCGCCAATTCGTGGGCTACACCATGAAGCGCGCGTTTTTGATGGTGCGCGAGGATCTGGCGCGGGTGCTGGAGCCTCTGGGGCTTCGGATGACGTCTTTTTCCGCCCTCGCGATTATCAAGGAAAACCCCGACATCTCCCAGAGCCGCCTCGCCGAGGCGCTGTATATCGAGCGCTCCGGCGTGGTGGTTTTGGTGGATGAGTTGGAAAGCGCCGACCTGATCGAACGCGGACGCGTCGAAGGCGACCGGCGGCAATATGCCCTGCGCACCACCGCGCTGGGCGACAAGAAATGGCGTGAGGCGGAGCGGGCGGTCGCAGCCCATGAGAAGGCTCTGTTTGCTGCGCTGAGCACAGAAGAACGCACCACGCTTCGGACCCTTTTGGGCCGGGTCGGGAGGAAATAG
- a CDS encoding TRAP transporter substrate-binding protein, which produces MTTMTRRMAMATMGAALATPAYLKKAHAAEVTLRVAHFLPGVAPMQTRFFDVWAKEISDASDGAIEMQMFPSMQLGGKPPQLADQARQGIADISWTLPVYTPDRFPVAETMALPFMVTNAEKTSVAMHTLVEEFGQNEYRGLKPLAFHTHDGGKFHTRGQKISTADDVKGLKLRAPNQATGKMLEIMGAETVFFPVTEMVVGLSNGVIDGCCLPYEVVPAFKLQELTSVTNEPEAGARGLYCNTFSLVMNERKYEGLSDDLRKVIDDHSGADLSRRLGAQFDEFEAFGKSMVEKQGNEIHTIPAAEIAKWREMAAPVYDEWIGKLNDAGLDGAAIVARANDLLDAG; this is translated from the coding sequence ATGACAACTATGACTCGCCGTATGGCCATGGCCACGATGGGCGCCGCCCTTGCGACCCCTGCCTATCTCAAAAAAGCCCACGCCGCTGAAGTGACGCTGCGCGTCGCGCATTTCCTGCCGGGTGTGGCGCCCATGCAGACCCGGTTCTTCGATGTCTGGGCTAAGGAAATCTCTGACGCCTCAGATGGCGCCATCGAGATGCAGATGTTCCCCTCGATGCAGCTGGGCGGCAAACCGCCCCAGCTCGCCGATCAGGCGCGCCAAGGCATTGCCGATATCTCATGGACCCTGCCGGTCTACACGCCGGACCGTTTCCCGGTGGCCGAAACCATGGCGCTGCCCTTCATGGTGACCAATGCCGAAAAGACCTCTGTCGCGATGCATACGCTGGTGGAGGAATTCGGCCAGAACGAATATCGCGGGCTAAAACCCTTGGCCTTCCACACCCATGATGGCGGTAAATTCCACACCCGTGGTCAGAAAATTTCGACCGCTGACGATGTGAAGGGCCTCAAACTGCGCGCGCCGAACCAAGCGACCGGCAAGATGTTGGAGATCATGGGGGCAGAGACCGTGTTCTTCCCGGTGACCGAGATGGTGGTGGGGCTGTCCAATGGCGTGATCGACGGCTGTTGCCTTCCCTATGAGGTGGTGCCGGCCTTCAAACTTCAGGAGCTGACCTCTGTGACCAACGAACCCGAAGCGGGCGCGCGGGGTCTCTATTGTAACACCTTCTCGCTGGTGATGAACGAGCGCAAATACGAGGGTCTCTCTGACGATCTGCGCAAGGTGATCGACGATCATTCGGGTGCCGATCTGTCCCGTCGCCTTGGCGCGCAATTCGATGAGTTCGAGGCCTTCGGCAAATCCATGGTCGAGAAACAGGGCAATGAGATCCACACGATTCCGGCCGCCGAGATCGCCAAATGGCGCGAGATGGCGGCGCCCGTCTATGATGAATGGATCGGGAAATTGAACGACGCGGGTCTCGACGGGGCGGCCATCGTGGCGCGCGCCAACGACCTTCTGGACGCCGGGTGA
- a CDS encoding feruloyl-CoA synthase translates to MKDQTTGLTLAPHSVRMDRKSTEEIILTSALPLDPVVEHTGVWLEKWAAERPDHIYLAERSGAGWRELGYAEVLERVKAIAASLAARGLNESTPIMIMSGNSVDHALLSFGAQWAGVPTVPLAEQYSLIEEAHFRLQYAIGKTKPKMAFVDDAARYAKALSLSDFEGIEIVASLPAGAPRPVTPFAELLKGDAGVDLASVHAGVGPDTLAKILFTSGSSSDPKGVMTTQRMMCANQSQMSSVLPFMKERPQRIVDWLPWNHVFGGSHNVNMMLMHGGSFYIDNGKPTKALFQHTIENVIEKASTAAFNVPVGFSMLVHEMEHNQALKEAYFKDLDMLFYAGASLPQDIWTRLEEMAMEVRGRLPLMISSWGLTETAPANVMVHEHIGRSGVIGVPLPGTEIKLLPDDDMRCEIRVKGPNVMPGYLHDPEKTAEAFDEDGFFITGDAVKFLDKGDPNRGLVFDGRVSEDFKLLTGTWVQAGKLRLDALEALRGLVLDVVICGHDRGEIGLFVFPRPDHVHDDNTSEGAVIDDHLQAEIHHVLRKMARAASGSAKRIARAIILAEPPSLKDGEVTDKGSLNTRKIITRRADLLERLYDNEDPALIRV, encoded by the coding sequence ATGAAAGATCAAACGACGGGGCTGACGCTTGCACCGCATTCGGTGCGCATGGACCGCAAGAGCACGGAAGAGATTATCCTGACCTCGGCCCTGCCGCTCGATCCTGTGGTCGAGCACACCGGGGTCTGGTTGGAAAAATGGGCCGCTGAGCGCCCGGATCACATCTATCTCGCCGAACGCTCCGGCGCGGGCTGGCGCGAGTTGGGCTATGCGGAGGTTTTGGAGCGCGTCAAAGCCATCGCGGCCTCTCTGGCTGCGCGCGGCCTCAACGAATCGACGCCGATCATGATCATGTCCGGCAACTCCGTCGATCACGCTTTGCTGTCGTTTGGTGCGCAATGGGCAGGTGTGCCAACTGTGCCCTTGGCTGAACAATATTCCCTGATCGAAGAGGCCCATTTCCGTCTGCAATATGCGATAGGCAAGACGAAACCGAAAATGGCCTTCGTGGACGATGCCGCGCGCTATGCCAAGGCTCTGAGCCTGTCGGATTTCGAGGGGATCGAAATCGTGGCCTCACTGCCCGCGGGCGCGCCACGCCCCGTCACGCCTTTCGCTGAGCTCCTGAAAGGCGACGCGGGCGTCGACCTTGCATCCGTTCATGCAGGGGTCGGGCCGGACACGCTGGCGAAAATCCTCTTCACCTCTGGCTCCAGTTCCGACCCAAAGGGCGTGATGACCACACAGCGCATGATGTGCGCCAACCAAAGCCAGATGTCGTCGGTGCTGCCCTTCATGAAAGAGCGCCCGCAGCGCATCGTCGATTGGCTGCCGTGGAACCACGTTTTTGGTGGCTCGCATAACGTCAACATGATGCTGATGCACGGCGGTTCTTTCTACATTGATAATGGCAAGCCGACGAAGGCCCTGTTTCAGCACACGATTGAGAACGTGATAGAAAAGGCCAGCACCGCGGCCTTCAACGTGCCTGTCGGTTTTTCGATGCTGGTGCATGAGATGGAGCACAATCAGGCCCTCAAAGAAGCCTATTTCAAAGACCTCGACATGCTGTTCTATGCGGGCGCGTCCCTGCCGCAGGACATCTGGACCCGGCTCGAAGAGATGGCGATGGAAGTGCGCGGGCGTCTGCCCCTGATGATCTCAAGCTGGGGCCTCACGGAGACCGCGCCCGCCAACGTCATGGTGCACGAACATATCGGCCGCTCAGGTGTCATCGGCGTGCCGCTGCCGGGAACTGAGATCAAGCTTTTGCCCGATGACGACATGCGCTGTGAAATCCGCGTCAAAGGCCCGAATGTCATGCCCGGCTACCTGCATGACCCGGAGAAAACGGCGGAGGCCTTTGACGAAGATGGCTTTTTCATCACCGGCGATGCGGTGAAGTTTCTCGACAAGGGCGATCCGAACCGGGGCCTCGTTTTCGATGGCCGCGTCTCCGAGGATTTCAAACTGCTGACCGGCACCTGGGTCCAGGCGGGCAAGCTGCGTCTTGATGCGCTGGAGGCTCTGCGTGGGCTGGTGCTCGATGTGGTGATCTGCGGTCACGACCGGGGCGAGATCGGCCTCTTCGTCTTCCCACGCCCGGATCACGTGCATGACGACAACACCTCGGAAGGTGCCGTGATCGACGATCATCTTCAGGCCGAAATCCACCACGTTTTGCGCAAAATGGCCCGTGCTGCGTCAGGCTCCGCCAAACGCATCGCCCGCGCCATCATCCTGGCCGAACCGCCTTCTCTCAAAGATGGCGAGGTCACCGACAAGGGGTCTTTGAACACCCGCAAAATCATCACCCGCCGCGCCGATCTTTTGGAGCGTCTCTACGACAACGAAGATCCGGCCCTGATCCGAGTGTAA